A window of the Pristiophorus japonicus isolate sPriJap1 chromosome 13, sPriJap1.hap1, whole genome shotgun sequence genome harbors these coding sequences:
- the trappc2l gene encoding trafficking protein particle complex subunit 2-like protein, translated as MAVCVAVIAKENYPLYIKTVPTENELKFHYTVHTSLDVVEEKISAVGKALVDQRELYLGLLYPTEDYKVYGYVTNTKVKFVIVVDSSNIALRDNEIRSMFRKLHNSYTDVMCNPFYNPGELIQSKVFDHMVSGMMVQVC; from the exons ATGGCGGTGTGTGTGGCGGTGATCGCTAAGGAG AATTATCCACTCTACATTAAAACCGTCCCAACGGAGAACGAGCTGAAATTTCACTACACGGTTCATACATCGCTGGATGTTGTGGAAGAGAAGATCTCAGCGGTGGGGAAGGCACTGGTGGATCAGCGAGAGCTTTACCTGGGGCTGCTTTACCCCACCGAGGATTATAAAGT ATACGGCTACGTCACCAACACTAAAGTTAAATTTGTTATTGTGGTCGATTCTTCCAACATCGCACTGAGGGACAACGAAATCCGCAGT ATGTTCAGAAAACTGCATAACTCTTACACGGATGTCATGTGCAATCCATTCTACAACCCGGGAGAGCTGATTCAGTCAAA GGTCtttgatcacatggtttcgggtatgATGGTTCAGGTGTGCTGA